One segment of Triticum aestivum cultivar Chinese Spring chromosome 2A, IWGSC CS RefSeq v2.1, whole genome shotgun sequence DNA contains the following:
- the LOC123190818 gene encoding V-type proton ATPase subunit D, whose protein sequence is MSGQSQRLNVVPTVTMLGVVKARLIGATRGHALLKKKSDALTVQFRAILKKIVATKESMGEAMRASSFSLAEAKYVAGDGVRHVVLQSVRSASLRVRSHQENVAGVKLPKFTHFVDPAGASSGGPSGASPSLTGLARGGQQVSACRAAHVKAIEVLVELASLQTSFLTLDEAIKTTNRRVNALENVVKPRLENTITYIKGELDELEREDFFRLKKIQGYKRREVERQMAAAKLFAEEQLAEDLALKRGTSMGATTNILVGGGDKDEDIIF, encoded by the coding sequence ATGTCGGGGCAGAGCCAGCGCCTGAACGTGGTGCCGACGGTGACGATGCTGGGGGTGGTGAAGGCGCGGCTGATCGGCGCGACGCGGGGCCACGCGCTGCTCAAGAAGAAGTCGGACGCGCTCACGGTGCAGTTCCGCGCCATCCTCAAGAAGATCGTGGCCACCAAGGAGTCCATGGGCGAGGCCATGCGAGCCTCCTCCTTCTCGCTCGCCGAGGCCAAGTACGTGGCCGGCGACGGCGTGCGCCACGTCGTGCTCCAGTCGGTCCGCTCCGCCTCGCTCCGCGTCCGCTCCCACCAGGAGAACGTCGCCGGGGTCAAGCTGCCCAAGTTCACCCACTTCGTCGaccccgccggcgcctcctccggcGGGCCCTCCGGCGCCTCCCCCAGCCTCACCGGCCTCGCCCGCGGGGGGCAGCAGGTCTCCGCCTGCCGCGCCGCCCACGTCAAGGCCATCGAGGTGCTCGTCGAGCTCGCCTCGCTCCAGACCTCCTTCCTCACCCTCGACGAGGCCATCAAGACCACCAACCGCCGCGTCAACGCCCTCGAAAACGTCGTCAAGCCCAGGCTCGAGAACACCATCACCTACATCAAGGGCGAGCTCGACGAGCTCGAGCGCGAGGACTTCTTCCGGCTCAAGAAGATCCAGGGCTACAAGAGGAGGGAGGTCGAGCGCCAGATGGCCGCCGCCAAGCTCTTCGCCGAGGAGCAGCTCGCCGAGGATCTCGCCCTCAAGAGGGGAACCTCCATGGGGGCCACGACCAACATACTTGTTGGCGGCGGCGACAAGGACGAAGACATCATCTTCTGA